The Aeromicrobium phoceense genome includes the window CGCGCGGCAGGAGCGGGAGCCACTCTGGCGTCGGGTGACCGTGGGCACGATCGAGGCGCGCGACCACCTAGGCGACCCGACGGCCACGTTGCGACAGAACCTGGCGGCGTTCCTGGCCCGCCACGGCATCGAGCTGGGAGACGCGAGCGTCCGGCTGATGGCCCACCCGCGAGCCTTCGGATTCTGCTTCAACCCGATCAGCGTGTGGTGGTGCACTCGCCGCGACGGCACCCCCCTCGCCACGGTCGTCGAGGTGCACAACACCTACGGCGACCGGCATGCGTACCTGTTCGACGGTGGGACGGAGGCCGAGCGCCGGGTGGACAAGGCGATGTACGTCTCTCCGTTCCACGGCGTGGCCGGGTCGTACCGGGTGACGGCGCCCCCGCCGACCGATGCCCTCGACGTACGAGTCGAGCTCGACCTCCCGGAGGGCGCGACGTTCCAGGCGTCGATCCGCGGACGGCGGACGCGCGGGCTCAGGTGGCGCGCCGCCCTGGCCGGCCCGGCCGATCGGCTCGCCATCACCGCACACGGCCTTGCTCTCTGGATCCGGCGACTGCCGATCCAACCTCGCCCCACTCACCACCAAGAAGGTGTTCGATGACGACCCTCAGCCCGCTCGCGGCTCCCCAGTGGCCCAGCCTGGTCCTGCCGCCCAGCACGCGCACGAGCGACCTCCGAGCGGCCATGGCACGCCGCCTCTTCACCTCGGCCGTGGACCGGCTGGACGTGACCGTGGAGTTCGACGGCCACATTCTCGGCGCGGGCGGCCCCCGGATGACGATCCACCGCCCCGAGGAGTTCTTCCGGCGGCTGGGGAGCCAGCCCTCCACGGGGTTCGGCGAGTCATACATGACCGCCGCGTGGGACGCGGACGACCTCGGCGGATTCCTCACCGTGCTCGCTGCGGGGATCCGCACGCTCGTGCCGCGGCCGCTGCAGGTGATGCGCAGTGCCGTCATGCCGCGGCCACCGCGCGACGAGCGGGGGGACAAGGCGGACACCCAGCGCGTCGTCGGGCACCACTACGACCTGTCGAACGACCTGTTCGAGACATTCCTGGATCCGACGATGACCTACTCGAGCGCCCTGTTCGACGAGACCGTCACCGGCACCCCGGTGGTCGGTGGCGACCTGGAGCAGGCCCAGGAGCGCAAGCTCGACCGCCTGTTGGACCTGGCCCGCGTCGGCGACGGCACGCAGCTGCTGGAGATCGGTTCGGGCTGGGGGTCGCTGGCCCTGCGGGCCGCCCGCCGCGGCGCCCGGGTCCGGACCATCACCCTGTCGGTGGCCCAGCAGCAGCTGGCGCGCGAGCGCATCGCCGAGGCCGGCCTGCAGGACCGGATCGACGTCGACCTGTGCGACTACCGCGACGTCGAGGGACGCTACGACGCGGTCGTGTCGATCGAGATGATCGAGGCCGTCGGCTGGCGCCACTGGAGCACCTACCTCGCGACGATCGACCGGGTGCTCGAGCCCGGAGGCAACGCGGCGATCCAGGCCATCACGATGCCGCACGACCGGATGAAGGCGACTCGCAACACCCAGACCTGGGTCACGAAGTACATCTTCCCCGGTGGGTTCCTGCCGTCGGTCCGGGCGCTCGAGGAGGCGACCGCGGGGACGTCGCTACGGCTCACGTCGACCGAGGCCATCGGAGCCCACTACGCCGAGACACTGCGGCAGTGGGACGAGGCGTTCCTGGCCCGTGCCGACGAGGTTCGGGCGCTCGGCCTCGACGACACCTTCAGCCGGATGTGGCACTTCTACCTGCAGTACTCGCGAGCCGGCTTCAGCTCGGGCTACCTCGACGACCACCATCTCGTCTACACGAAGGAGAGCGGCCGATGAGCCATCGACAGCACATCGACGGATTGGCCGGCCAGACCGCGGCCGTGCTCGAACCCGTCGTGGGCGAGATTCCCGTCCGCCTGGAGTTCTGGGACGGGTCGGTTGTCGGACCGATCCGGGGGCCGATCGTGCGGATCACGTCGCCGGCGGCTCTCCGCCGCCTGCTGTGGAGTCCGGGCGAGCTCGGAGCCGCGCAGGCCTACGTGTCCGGTGAGGCCGAGATCGAGGGGGATCTCGATGCCGCGCTGACGACGCTGCTGGCCGCGGGCCGGAACGCGGGACCCGTTCCCGCCACACGGACCGCGAGAACGATGGCGCGCGCCCTGCCGCTGCTGATCAGGGCCGGGGCGATCGGCCGACGTCCCCCGCCGCCGGCGTCGCAGGCGGTCGTGAAGGGCCGGCTGCACTCGCGCGACCGTGACCGCGCCGCGATCGCGCACCACTACGACCTGTCGAACGAGTTCTACGAGCAGATCCTCGATCCGACCATGGCCTACTCGTGCGGGTATTACACCTCCGACGACGTCACCCTGCAGCAGGCGCAGGAGGCGAAGCTCTCGCTGATCTGCCGCAAGCTCGGCCTCGGCGAGGGCAGCCGGCTGCTCGATGTCGGCTGTGGGTGGGGATCGCTCACGGTCCACGCCGCCCAGCACTACGGGGCGCAGGTCGTGGCGGTCACGATCGCGGCCGAGCAGCGCGACTTCGTCGCCGAACGGGTCCGGCGCGAAGGCCTGGAGCACCTCGTGGAGGTGCGGCTGTGCGACTACCGCGACGCCACGGGGGAGTACGACGCCGCCGCGTCGGTCGAGATGGGCGAGCACGTCGGTGCCGAGAACTACGCGGTGTTCGCCGGAGTCCTGCACGACCGGGTGCGCCCCGGTGGCCGGGTGCTGATCCAGCAGATGTCGCGCACGGGACGATGGCCCGGCGGCGGCCCCTTCATCGAAAGCTTCATCGCTCCCGACATGCACATGCGTCCGGTGGGCCAGACGGTCGACCTGCTCGAGCGGTCCGGGCTGGAGGTCCGCGACGTCCACGCCCTGCGTGAGCACTACGTGCGCACCGTCGGGGGATGGATCGAGAACTTCGAAAGCAACGTCGACCGCCTGACGGAGCTGGTCGGCGAGGAGGTCGTGCGCGTCTGGCGGCTCTACCTCGCCGGAGGCGCCGCCGCGTTCCGGGACGGCCGCATGGGGGTCGACCAGATCCTGGCGGTACGGCCGGGAGCGCCGCACGGTCTCGACCGCGAGCCTCGCGCATGGTGACGGTCCTCGTCGCGTTCGTGGGCGTCGTCCTGGTCATGGCGGCCGGGGCGGTGGCGTCGCGGGTCAGGGACACGTTCGCGATCGTGGACGTCGCGTGGCCGGTGGCCTTCGCCGTGGGCATGGTGGCAGCGACGTCGGCGGGCCTCGTGGGTGATCTCGGGGAGGCCTGGCGAACCGTGCTGGCGCTCGTGCTGGTGCTGTGCTGGGCGGGACGGCTCGCCTCACACCTCGGCGCCCGGACCTTCGCGGCGCAGGAGGACGATCCGCGGTACCTCGAGTACATGGGGGGATCGGCGCGCGAGGTGCCGTTCGCGGCGCTGCTGACGAAGGTCTACGGCCTGCAGGCGGTGCTGGTGCTCGCGGTGGGCTACGCACTCTTCGCGTCGGCCTCGCTGCCCGTGCGCTGGCCGGTCGTCGCGGTCGTCGGCGCGGTGGTGGCCCTGGCGGGTATCGTGTTCGAGGCCGTCGCCGACCGTCAGCTCGCGGCCTACCGCGCGGAGCCGAAGGAGCAGCGCGCGCCGGTCCTGTCGACCGGTGTCTGGTCGTGGAGTCGGCACCCGAACTACTTCGGCGAGGCGGTGACGTGGTGGGGACTGTGGCTCGTGGCGGGGGCCGCGAGCGGGTGGGCGCCCCTGCTGTGGACCCTGCCCGCGCCGATCGTGCTGACCGCGATCGTCACCGTCGTGTCGGGTGTTCGGATCGCCGAACGCCGCATGCGCGGCCGATCCGGCTGGGACGCGTACGCGGACAGGACGTCCGTCTTCGTGCCACTGCCCCCGCGTCGGCCCTGACCTGCGGCTCCCGCGATGGGTCAGCGCTTGATCTTGCGACCCTTGCTGGTCTTGGCGACCGTCAGGTAGTTCGTCTTCGAGACGCTGATGCGGACCCGGAGGACCTTGCCGCGGTCGGACTTCTTGACCTTGTAGGTCGACTTCACGGCGCCGCGGATCGGCTTGCCGTTGCGCGTCCAGCGGTAGCGGACCTTGACCGGCTTCGGTCCCCACTTGGCGGTGTACGCCTTGAACTTCTTCCCGGCCTTCGCGGTGCCGACCACCTTGACGGTGCCGACCTTGAGGGGACGCTTCGCGAGCGTGGCGCCCGAGGTGCTGACGTAGCGGTTCCACCAGCCGGGGCGGGTGACCGTCGTGCGCACCCGGACCTTCTGGTTCACGTCGGCGGAGCGCAGCGTGTAGCGGCTGCCGGTGGCGCCCGCGATGGCGGTCGAGCCGCGCAGCCACTGATGAGTTACCTTCGCGGCGGGGTCCGCGGTCAGGCCCGTCGGCGCGGCCAGGACCCGTCCGACGGTCGGCGTGCCGGCGGGCGCCCGGGGCGCGCGCCGCGCCTGGACCGGACGGCTGCCCGCGACCTGCACCTGCGCGCGCTGGAAGCTGTCGCTGCCGTCGACGTAGTTGCCCTGGGCGTCGGTCCGATAGATCTTCAGGCGCGCGTCGATCCGCGCCCCGGCGTGGGCCGCGGCCAAGGTGAAGCGGGAGGTCGCGCCGTTGTACGTGGTGGCTGCCGGCTGCGGGACGCCGTCCACGAACCAGGAGATCTCGCTGTACGTGCTGGCCGGCTTGCCGAAGCTCGCGGTGAGCGTGGCGCCGGGCGTGGCCGTGCCGGAGATCGTCAGCGGCGACGTCGGCTGCACGTGCTGCGTGCCGCCGACCTTCGTCGTGGGCGTGATGAGCGAGGCCGGCTTGTAGCCCGGGCGGCTGGCGGTCACCCGCGCGTGGATCCACGTTCCGTCCTGGGCGGGCGTCGGGGTGAAGCTCGCCGCGGTGGCGCCCGGGATCGTTACCGAGGGAGAGCCGTCGCGCCGCGAGATCCACTGGTAGCTGAAGGTGGCGTCCGTGGGACGCCAGCCCTCCTGGCCCACGATCGTCAGCGGCTCACCGACGCGGTACGACCCGACGATGAACGGGTCGACCGGCGCCATGCCCAGGCCCTGCTTGGGCAGCCTGACCGAGAAGGTCTTCGACGGCGTCGCGGTCGAGGAGGTCCAGGTCTGCGCGGTCTCGAACGACGTGGCGTTGGGCCAGCACGTGTCGCGGTGGCGCACCTCCGGCTGCCAGAACTTCGTCGAGGAGACCTCGCCGTAGTAGGTGTCGGAGAAGCAGACGCGGTACTGCCCACCGACCGGCACCTGCCACGAGAAGCGACCCTGCGCGTCGGTCAGCTTCGGCCCGAACTGCAGCGTCGTCCACGCGCTGCCCTCGCGGATGTAGATCTCCCACCCGACGTTCTGCAGGGGCTTGCCGCTGGGGTCGAGGGCGACGCCGGTGATCCGGCCGTCCGCCGCCTGGGCCGACGTGGCGGTCAGCGGGACGAGCAACAGGGCGAGGAGGGCGAGCAGCACGGGACGCAGGAGACGCATGGTGCTGAACCTAGTGGCCCGGCCGCGTGCTGACTGCCCCCGTTAACGGGGGGTGCGACTCGCCCCGAAGCGTGGGGATCAGTCGGGCGACAGCGCCCGCAGGATCTCGGCGTGGCGGAGCAGGAAGGCGCCCTCGTCGAGTCGCTTGCGACGCAGCCACCCCGAGACCTCGCTGTTGTGCTTGCTCGCGTTGCACGACGTGCACGCCGGGACGACGTTCGTCACCGTATAGCGGCCACCGCGTGAGATCGGCAGGACGCAGTCCTTCTGGAGCGCCGCCGTGGTCGTGCCGCAGTACGCGCAGCCGCCCCACTGCAGGACGAGCGTGTCCCACTGCGCCGGGGTCAGGTCGTTGTCGACGCGGTCGAGGCGCCGCTGCCGGCGCTTCGCGTAGCGGGCACGCGTGGCAGCCGAGGTGCTGCTGGGAAACCGACGACGCGCCACGAGGCGACGCTACCGGACCCCGAGGACGGACGAGGCTGCCTCAGCTGCCGCCGGCCGGCAGCCCCTCGAGCAGGATGGCCGGCTCGGCGCGGGCCACCTTGTTCGCCCGCCACTTGTCGGTGAAGAGCGCGAGGTGGGTGCCGTCGGCGCGCTGGAGGACCTCGACGCCACGCTGGCCGCGCAGTGCCCGCGCGCCTTCCGCATCGGTGCGCCGGGCCACCTGGTAGTCCAGGCGCGAGAGCCGGATCGGGGAGGTGAACTCGTTCTTCATCCGCTCCTCGACCACCTCGAACTGCAGCGGGCCGACGGCGGCCAGGACTGGGGTCTGATCACCACGCAGGTCGGAGCGCAGGACCTGGACGACGCCTTCCTGGTCGAGCTGCTCGATGCCGCGTCGGAACTGCTTGTACCGCCCGATGTCCTTCGCGGTGGCGGTCATGAAGTGCTCGGGCGCGAAGCTCGGCACCGGCGGGTAGTCGATCGCGTCGCCGTCGTAGACGGTGTCGCCGACGCGCAGCGCCTGGGCGTTGACGAAGCCGATGATGTCGCCGGGAGCCGCCTGCTCCACCGAGGACGTCGTCCGGCCGAAGACGGCCTGGGCGTACTTCGTGGCGAAGGGTCGGCCGGTCGAGGCGTGGGTCACGACCATGCCGCGCTCGAAGGTCCCGGACACCACGCGGGCGTACGCGAGCCGGTCGCGGTGGGACGTGTTCATGCCGGACTGCACCTTGAAGACGAACGCGCTGAAGGCGTCGTCGACCTGACGCACCGAGCCGTCGACGCCCGCGGTCGCGCTCGGTCCGGGCGCCAGCTCGACCAGCAGCTCGAGCAGCTGGGCCACGCCGAAGTTCTGCAGCGCCGAGGCGAACATGACCGGCGTGGTCTCGCCGCCGAGGAAGCGCTCCTGGTCGTGGTCGGCGCCGTCGAGGGAGAGCAGCTCGCTCTCGTCCACCGCGGCCGACCAGACGTCGGCGTCGACGTCCTCGACCTCGTCCGGCGACAGCCGTCGCTCGGGCGCTCGCTCGGCCCCGCCGGCGGTCCGGGTGTACTTGACGAACTCGCCGGTGCGGCGGTCCAGGACGCCTCGGAAGTCACCCGCCTCGCCCACCGGCCAGGTGAGCGGGGTCGGACGCAGCTTGATCTCCTGCTCGATCTCGTCCATCAGGCCCAGCGGCGACAGCCCGGGGCGGTCCCACTTGTTGATGACGGTGATCACCGGGATGCCGCGGAGCGCGCACACCCGGAAGAGCTTGAGAGTCTGGGGCTCGAGGCCCTTGCCGGCGTCGACCAGCATCACGGCCGAGTCGACCGCCGACAGCACGCGGTAGGTGTCCTCCGAGAAGTCGCTGTGGCCGGGAGTGTCCACGAGGTTCACCACGTGGTCGCGGTACACGAACTGCAGCGCCGCGGACGTGATCGAGATGCCACGCGCCTTCTCCATGTCCATCCAGTCCGAGACCGTCGCCTTGCGGTCGTCCTTGCCGTGCACGGCACCGGCCTGGTTGATGACACGGGCGTGCAGCGCGAGCGCTTCGGTCAGCGTGGACTTGCCGGCG containing:
- a CDS encoding DUF1295 domain-containing protein; translation: MVTVLVAFVGVVLVMAAGAVASRVRDTFAIVDVAWPVAFAVGMVAATSAGLVGDLGEAWRTVLALVLVLCWAGRLASHLGARTFAAQEDDPRYLEYMGGSAREVPFAALLTKVYGLQAVLVLAVGYALFASASLPVRWPVVAVVGAVVALAGIVFEAVADRQLAAYRAEPKEQRAPVLSTGVWSWSRHPNYFGEAVTWWGLWLVAGAASGWAPLLWTLPAPIVLTAIVTVVSGVRIAERRMRGRSGWDAYADRTSVFVPLPPRRP
- a CDS encoding peptide chain release factor 3 encodes the protein MSDKRPRRTFAVISHPDAGKSTLTEALALHARVINQAGAVHGKDDRKATVSDWMDMEKARGISITSAALQFVYRDHVVNLVDTPGHSDFSEDTYRVLSAVDSAVMLVDAGKGLEPQTLKLFRVCALRGIPVITVINKWDRPGLSPLGLMDEIEQEIKLRPTPLTWPVGEAGDFRGVLDRRTGEFVKYTRTAGGAERAPERRLSPDEVEDVDADVWSAAVDESELLSLDGADHDQERFLGGETTPVMFASALQNFGVAQLLELLVELAPGPSATAGVDGSVRQVDDAFSAFVFKVQSGMNTSHRDRLAYARVVSGTFERGMVVTHASTGRPFATKYAQAVFGRTTSSVEQAAPGDIIGFVNAQALRVGDTVYDGDAIDYPPVPSFAPEHFMTATAKDIGRYKQFRRGIEQLDQEGVVQVLRSDLRGDQTPVLAAVGPLQFEVVEERMKNEFTSPIRLSRLDYQVARRTDAEGARALRGQRGVEVLQRADGTHLALFTDKWRANKVARAEPAILLEGLPAGGS
- a CDS encoding HNH endonuclease gives rise to the protein MARRRFPSSTSAATRARYAKRRQRRLDRVDNDLTPAQWDTLVLQWGGCAYCGTTTAALQKDCVLPISRGGRYTVTNVVPACTSCNASKHNSEVSGWLRRKRLDEGAFLLRHAEILRALSPD
- a CDS encoding SAM-dependent methyltransferase; translated protein: MSHRQHIDGLAGQTAAVLEPVVGEIPVRLEFWDGSVVGPIRGPIVRITSPAALRRLLWSPGELGAAQAYVSGEAEIEGDLDAALTTLLAAGRNAGPVPATRTARTMARALPLLIRAGAIGRRPPPPASQAVVKGRLHSRDRDRAAIAHHYDLSNEFYEQILDPTMAYSCGYYTSDDVTLQQAQEAKLSLICRKLGLGEGSRLLDVGCGWGSLTVHAAQHYGAQVVAVTIAAEQRDFVAERVRREGLEHLVEVRLCDYRDATGEYDAAASVEMGEHVGAENYAVFAGVLHDRVRPGGRVLIQQMSRTGRWPGGGPFIESFIAPDMHMRPVGQTVDLLERSGLEVRDVHALREHYVRTVGGWIENFESNVDRLTELVGEEVVRVWRLYLAGGAAAFRDGRMGVDQILAVRPGAPHGLDREPRAW
- a CDS encoding SAM-dependent methyltransferase is translated as MTTLSPLAAPQWPSLVLPPSTRTSDLRAAMARRLFTSAVDRLDVTVEFDGHILGAGGPRMTIHRPEEFFRRLGSQPSTGFGESYMTAAWDADDLGGFLTVLAAGIRTLVPRPLQVMRSAVMPRPPRDERGDKADTQRVVGHHYDLSNDLFETFLDPTMTYSSALFDETVTGTPVVGGDLEQAQERKLDRLLDLARVGDGTQLLEIGSGWGSLALRAARRGARVRTITLSVAQQQLARERIAEAGLQDRIDVDLCDYRDVEGRYDAVVSIEMIEAVGWRHWSTYLATIDRVLEPGGNAAIQAITMPHDRMKATRNTQTWVTKYIFPGGFLPSVRALEEATAGTSLRLTSTEAIGAHYAETLRQWDEAFLARADEVRALGLDDTFSRMWHFYLQYSRAGFSSGYLDDHHLVYTKESGR